The genomic DNA CAAGCCGCGACTATCGATGTCGCGATTCAGTTGCCGGGCATTGAAGCCGAGCGCAGCGCCGGCGACTTGATTGTGACAGGCGAGACAATCGAACCGGCCGGGATAGAGCCACGTTTGGGTGCGCTTTTCGCCGTGCGCGTCGACGTACTCGATGTCTTCGGTTTCCGCGAACGTGACGAGATAGGCTTCGGTCTCCTCACGATTCCAACGATAGGCAGCGCCATAGAAAGTGCCTTCCGCGCCGCAAACGATGATGCGGGTTTCGAGACGGCGCAGCGATGGGTCGAATTCCGCGTGCCGTCCCGCGCCATCGCTCTGAGAAGTTCCATGGACCGCCTCGCGATGTTCGCCTTCCACCAGCGGCAAATCGAAGTGTTTTACAAACACAGCGCCTGCGGGAAACTGCCAATTGCCGTTGATCTGACCGCCGATTTTTTCCTGCGACGCCAGCCCGATCCAGCGCTGCTTTTTCGCGCGGTCGGACCAGAGCGGAGTGTTGACGTCGAATTCGATCAGCGCTGGATTCGGTGTCAGCGATTTCATGTCGGTGAACAAGCCCGTGGCGGAGAGGGTCGTCGGCAGCTTCTGCTCGTGGCGCTCGACGCCGCGTTCGAAGCGATAGATTCGTCCGCCGCCCAAGTACAGATCGTAAATCCAAACCACGTATAGCTCGCCGTCGGCGTCCTGCCCCAGCGACGAGACCCCATGCCCAGGGTCGCGGACCACGGCGATCGTTTGGTGATCGACGAGCTTTTGGTTCTCATCGACCGTGATCGCGCAGACGCGCCCGCACAGGTCGGAATAGATGTATTTTCCGACCAGCTCGGGGAACTTTTTACCGCGATAGACATAGCCGCCGATCACGGCACGTTTGATGCTGTCGCGTTCGTATTCATAGAGCGGAGGCGTCTCTTTGCCGATGATGGTCGCAGGCTTGAGGGGCGCTTTTGGTTCGTAGTCGCACGTGACGAGCGTCCCTTCCATGTAATCGAACTGATGATTCGAGCCTGGCGTGGCAAGGTCGATCTCCTCGCGCCGCCGGTCGCCGACATCGCCCACCCAGACCAGACCGGTTTTTTGATCGACGGACATCCGCCAGGGGTTCCGGAAGCCGAGCGAATAGAACTCCTCGAGCGCATCCGGCTGACCGACAAAGGGATTTTCGTTGGGAATGAAATATCCGGCGGTCTTGCCAACCGTGGGCGTTTTCACCGGAGGATGGCTGGTATCGCCGCCGCGGCAATCGGGGTCGATCCGCAGGACGCCCCCCCACAGCCCGTGATTGATCCGCTGAGCGTGCTCGTGGGGAAAATGCCGGCCATCGGTGCCGAATGTGGTGTAGAGGAAGCCGTCGGGACCGAATGCGACCGCTCCTCCCTTGTGGACGGCGGTTCGCTCGGGCATTTGAATGAGGATTTCTTCGGAGTCTGGATCGAGCCTGCTGCCGTCGGAGGTGGCCTTGAATCGCGACAAGCGATTCGATCGACTGCCGCCGGCCATCGAAGTGTAACGGACGAAGATTTCGCCACGGTGGGGCGACTGGGGAGTTGCGTATTCGGGGTGAAACGCCAAGCAGAGCAAGCCGTCTTCGGCTTTTTCCGGGACGTTCAACACTCGGTCGGTAAGGTCGGCGAAGAGAACAGTCTTGTCGTCCGGCTGGGAATCCT from Pirellulales bacterium includes the following:
- a CDS encoding PQQ-dependent sugar dehydrogenase, encoding MLRPWLKLVLATLGTLNVVIGVGMIGFYHEGCKLLHVPKPHPLWILQLAGAVTLLLGIGYWLVSRHPYRFRRVLPLGFGIHVAASLRIVWAVSHAELKRGFLLVVLATALCYLVPLTIAIRQMFMLPVANDHRCGEKSTDSSRRLGRLAWRLMLAAILLPSSWAMAYAVNDFSTRYELRHRPSKWVPLAVHLPETVGEEYPYAMVDAYPHLRFLDPTYVIEIPDHSGRLIVLERRGRVQAFAKDSQPDDKTVLFADLTDRVLNVPEKAEDGLLCLAFHPEYATPQSPHRGEIFVRYTSMAGGSRSNRLSRFKATSDGSRLDPDSEEILIQMPERTAVHKGGAVAFGPDGFLYTTFGTDGRHFPHEHAQRINHGLWGGVLRIDPDCRGGDTSHPPVKTPTVGKTAGYFIPNENPFVGQPDALEEFYSLGFRNPWRMSVDQKTGLVWVGDVGDRRREEIDLATPGSNHQFDYMEGTLVTCDYEPKAPLKPATIIGKETPPLYEYERDSIKRAVIGGYVYRGKKFPELVGKYIYSDLCGRVCAITVDENQKLVDHQTIAVVRDPGHGVSSLGQDADGELYVVWIYDLYLGGGRIYRFERGVERHEQKLPTTLSATGLFTDMKSLTPNPALIEFDVNTPLWSDRAKKQRWIGLASQEKIGGQINGNWQFPAGAVFVKHFDLPLVEGEHREAVHGTSQSDGAGRHAEFDPSLRRLETRIIVCGAEGTFYGAAYRWNREETEAYLVTFAETEDIEYVDAHGEKRTQTWLYPGRFDCLACHNQVAGAALGFNARQLNRDIDSRGLKENQLVKFAQAGMFKFDCRPDDPSSIVTLKALDDSTASVESRVRSYLDSNCSYCHQPGNRYGQWDGRYSTPLDYQKIVDGVAFNHRGDNPRSRVIRPGDLDFSFLFVRLSSADRFMRMPPVARSVVHEEAVKLFAEWIKSLPPLPEDANPSAFKAAPINYDELD